AGGTCAGCCAAGGGGGTGTCTTTTACCGAGCCCACGTGAATGGGCAGGAACCCTGACGGGTAGACGCCCCCAACGTGGTCAATGAATACGAAGCCAGAGCCGGAATTGATAGCCAAGGGCGTGCGTGGCAGCCGCGGCTTGCGGGCGTGCGCCCCTATCAGCCGCGTCGTCTCCTCGCTCAGCCAGTGGTAGAGCTCGCCGCGCTCGGGCAAAGCCTCGCCCTTTTGCTGTGCTTCATCGCGCTGGAAGGCAACGCGGCGGTATTGGGGCGCCTCCGTGGTTTTGATGGCGATTCGGTCCGACACGTCATGCAACCAGTGCAGCACGTCCTCGCGTTCGGCAGGACTGAGCATGTTCAGCTGGGATCCGCGCCCGGTAGGCACCAGGAAGAACACGTACCACATGAAGGCTTCCAGCTCTATGGCCTTCGCCAGCATTGCCGGTGCCTCGTGAATGTTGCCGCGGGTAAGCGTGGAGTTTATTTGCAGGCGGAAACCTACCTCGTTGATCCTGCGGGTGGCTTCGACCGTCTTCTCGAAAGTACCCGTAATGCCCCGAAAGGCGTCGTGGGTTTCTGGGGTGGCTCCGTCCATCGATACCGACATGGCCTTGCCGCCCGCGTCGCGCAGAGCCTGCAGCCGTTCGCGGGTGAACAGCGGGGTCACCGAGGGCGAAATCGATACGGACAGGCCCAAATCAGTGCCGTATTGGACAAGTTCCACCAGGTCTTTGCGTTCAAAGCAATCCCCGCCGGTGAACACCACTAGCGGCCGCGGCTTGTCATATGCCGCCAGCTGTTCCAGGAGGTTCTTCCCCTGCTCAGTGCTCAGCTGTCCGGGGGCAGCGTGCGGCTGCGCCTCGGCACGGCAGTGTTTGCAGACGAGGGCGCAGGCTCGCGTCACTTCCCAAATTGCAATAAATGGCTTTTTCGTTAAGTCGTGTCTAATCTGGCGAACCACCGGGTGCTTACGCGTTTTTCCAGTTGAGAGGGCATGTGGGTGGGGAGCCATCGCTCACTCCTAAATTCGGGTTTTTGACAGGCGCATTTTACTCGTCAGAAAACACGTGTGGGCGGGGCCTTCGCCCCGCCCACATTCTTATGTGCTTGTAATGCCTATTCGGCCTCTACCTGTTCTTCCTGCTGGCCCTCTTGCTGACCTTCTAGGACGGTTTCGCCCAGGTGGTTGAACACGAATTCCAGCGGATTGTCTGGATCGACGTCAACCTGCACGGACTCGCCATCCTTGAAATCGCCAAACAGGATCTTCTCGGACAGCGGATCCTCGATCTCGCGTTGAATAGCCCTGCGCAACGGACGGGCACCGAGCACCGGATCGTAGCCCTTGTCCGCTAGCAGTTCGCGAGCATCGGCGGTCAGTTCGATCTTCATGTTGCGATCGGCCATGCGCTCGGAAAGCTGGCCCATCATCAGGTCCACGATGCGCACGATCTCGTTGCGCTTCAGCGGCGGGAACACTACAACCTCGTCCACACGGTTTAGGAACTCGGGGCGGAAGTGCTGCTTCAGCTCTTCCGAGACCTTCGAGCGCATGCGGTCGTAGTCGGTAGACAGTTCCCCAGCGGCCTGGAAACCGGTCATGACTCCCTTATTGATGTCGCGCGTACCCAAGTTGGTGGTCATGATGATGACCGTGTTCTTGAAGTCGACCAGGCGCCCCTGCGAATCGGTCAGGCGGCCGTCTTCCAGGATCTGCAACAGGGTGTTGAAGATGTCCGGGTGGGCCTTCTCTACCTCGTCGAAGAGGACGACGCTGAAGGGCCTGCGACGGACCTTCTCGGTTAGCTCGCCGCCCTCGTCAAAGCCGACGTATCCCGGAGGGGCACCGAACAGGCGGGAAGAGGTGTGCTTCTCGCCGAACTCGGACATATCCAGTTGGATCAGGGCGTCCTCGTCGCCGAACAGGAATTCGGCCAGAGCCTTTGCCAGCTCGGTCTTGCCGACGCCAGTAGGGCCAGCAAAGATGAACGAGCCGCCAGGACGCTTCGGATCCTTCAGGCCAGCCCTGGTACGGCGGATCGACTTGGACAGGGCCTTCACGGCCTCATCCTGGCCAATGATGCGCTTGTGCAGCGCGTCCTCCATGTGCAGCAGCTTGGCAGATTCGGTCTCGGTTAGCTTGAACACCGGGATGCCGGTAGACATTGCCAGCACCTCGGCGATGGATTCCTCCGTCACCTCGGCGATGCGGTCCATGTCGCCGGACTTCCACTCGGATTCCTTCGACGCCCGCTCCTCGGACAGCTTCTTTTCCTGGTCGCGCAGGGATGCAGCGGCTTCGAAGTCCTGATCGTCGATCGCCGATTCCTTCTTGCGGCGCACGTCGGCAATCTTCTCGTCAATCTCGCGAAGTTCCGGCGGCGCGGTCATGCGGCGAATGCGCAGGCGGGCACCGGCCTCGTCGATCAAGTCGATCGCCTTGTCCGGCAGGAACCGGTCAGAAATGTAGCGGTCGGAAAGTGTTGCCGCTGCCTTGATGGCCTCGTCGGTGATGATGACGCGGTGGTGCGCTTCGTACCGGTCGCGCAGCCCCTTCAAGATCAATTCCGTCTCTTCAACCGTGGGCTGTTCCACCCGAACCGGCTGGAAACGGCGTTCGAGGGCGGCATCCTTTTCGATGTGCTTGCGGTACTCGTCGTTAGTGGTGGCACCAATGGTCTGCAGCTCGCCGCGGGCAAGCATCGGCTTCAAGATGGAAGCCGCATCGATTGCGCCCTCGGCGGCACCCGCACCTACCAGGGTGTGGATCTCGTCAATGAAAAGAATAATGTCGCCGCGAGTGCGGATTTCCTTCAGTACCTTCTTCAGACGCTCTTCGAAATCGCCACGGTAACGCGAACCGGCCACCAGCGAGCCCATGTCCAGACTGTAAAGCTGCTTGTCCTTCAGGGTTTCTGGGACGTCGCCAGCCACAATCGCCTGTGCCAAGCCTTCGACAACGGAGGTTTTGCCCACGCCGGGTTCGCCAATAAGCACCGGGTTGTTCTTGGTGCGGCGGGAAAGGATCTGCATGACCCTTTCCATTTCGTTCTTCCTGCCAATAACCGGGTCCAGCTTCTGTTCGTGGGCCGCCTTGGTCAGGTTGCGCCCGAACTGGTCCAAGATGGCCGAGCCGGACTTTTGCCCCTGTGGCGAGGAGGAGCCTCCGACGCCGACGGTTTCCCCGCCCTCGGCCTGCCCGCCCTGGTAGCCAGAAAGCAACTGGACTACGTTGTGGCGCACAGTCTGTAGGTCAGCCCCCAGGTTGGTTAGCACCTGGGCGGCCACGCCCTCGCCCTCGCGAATTAGGCCAAGCAGAATATGTTCGGTGCCAATGTAGTTGTGGCCGAGCTGAAGAGCCTCGCGCAAAGACAGCTCGAGTACCTTCTTGGCGCGCGGAGTAAACGGGATGTGCCCGGGGACAGGCTGATCGCCCGAACCAATGATGGTCACTACTTCGTCGCGCACCTTGTCGCGGGATACGTCCATCATCTCTAGGGCTTTGGCGGCAACCCCTTCACCCTCAGTGATGAGCCCCAACAGTAGGTGTTCAGTGCCGATGTAATTGTGGTTGAGGTTTCGAGCCTCGTCCTGCGCCAGCACGATGACGCGGCGGGCCCGATCTGTAAACCGCTCGAACATGAAACTCCCTTTTGGCGATTGCAAAAACTGCTTCCATTATGGAGGCTTCGCGCGCCCCCTTGCGGCAATGTTCGCTGCCAGCACAGGTTAAAGGGCGCCCCTTTCGGTAGTGGGGACGCCCTTTAGGTTGACTATTTAGTGCCGCTAGTTGGCTCAGACCAGCGCTTTGACTTTAGCTGGCCGGATCATGGCGTAGACCGTAATCCCGGGCAGCGTAGCCACGTCCGCCACCGTCTCGAAGCCAAAGCGTTTGTATAGCCGCTGGCTAGCGGGGGTGGTCGATTCCAGGAACGCCGGAGCCGGGTCAGAATCGATGATGCCCAACCGGTACTGCAACAGCTTCGAGCCGATGCCCTGCCCACGCGCTTCGGGGGCCGCCCCGAGCGTGCGCAGGTACCAGTGCTTTTCCTGAGGGCGGAATGCTTCCACCTTGCTTTCGTGGAAGCGTTCGCGCCGCCCGCTTGGAGTAAAGCGTTCAAAAATGTCCAGCAGGGTGTTGCGAATCTTGTTCACCTTCCCGTCTGGAGACTGGGAGGTAAGGGCACCGATCACCTTGCCGGTTTCCTCGTCAATCGCCACGTCGAGTGTGGAGATGTAGCCGATTTTTAGGCCTAGCGTTACGTCTGCGGCCATAAGTTTGCGGCAGGCTTCTTCGCTGGGAAACATTGCCCTGCACGAGGGGTCGTTAGCGAAGGCATCTGCGAAAATCTGTGCGGCTTGTCTAATCTGTTCGTTACTATTTGCTTCTTGGATGCGAACCAATTTCTGTTTATTCCTCGCATTTCTAAATTTATCCGCTCTTCTAAGTTAGCAAAATTAGACAAAAACGCAAGCTATTGTAGGGCGAATCACGCGGGGCGGTTCTCTAGTTTCGGGCAAAATACTGCCGGGATGGGCAGCGAGTGGCAGCGTCCGCCGCAAATCATTGCAGATTACAGAAAACCCGATTATTGGTCGTTTTATCTGCGCTTTCAGGGGCGCAAAAATCAAAGAGTAAAAGGTTTTATTTTTTTCGTTTTAGCCATTTTCCTTTCGAGGCCAACGGGTTTTTCTATGTCGTCTTTTCAGGTACCCGCCCCGCCCACCCGCGCAGCTCAAATGGGGCACCGTATTCGCGTTACCATGGCTGTATGCGAGCACTCATCCAACGCGCAGAAGGCGCCAACGTAACGGTCGAAGGAAAGCAGCTGGGAGGCTTTACCGGGCAGGGATTGATGGTTCTGCTTGGTATCACCCACGAAGATGGCAAGGAACAGATAGATAAGGTAGTTCGCAAGATCGCCGATCTTCGCATTTTCGAGGACGAAACTTCCGCCAGCGACAACGACGCTCCCATTCTGCTGATCAGCCAATTCACCCTGTATGGGGACACTCGCAAGGGGCGTCGTCCGTCCTGGTCGAAGGCTGCTCCTGGGCAGGTAGCTGAACCGATATACGAGGCTGTCGCGGCTGGCCTTAGAGAGCGCGGCCTGCACGTAGAGACCGGCCAG
The genomic region above belongs to Winkia neuii and contains:
- a CDS encoding TIGR04053 family radical SAM/SPASM domain-containing protein — encoded protein: MAPHPHALSTGKTRKHPVVRQIRHDLTKKPFIAIWEVTRACALVCKHCRAEAQPHAAPGQLSTEQGKNLLEQLAAYDKPRPLVVFTGGDCFERKDLVELVQYGTDLGLSVSISPSVTPLFTRERLQALRDAGGKAMSVSMDGATPETHDAFRGITGTFEKTVEATRRINEVGFRLQINSTLTRGNIHEAPAMLAKAIELEAFMWYVFFLVPTGRGSQLNMLSPAEREDVLHWLHDVSDRIAIKTTEAPQYRRVAFQRDEAQQKGEALPERGELYHWLSEETTRLIGAHARKPRLPRTPLAINSGSGFVFIDHVGGVYPSGFLPIHVGSVKDTPLADLYANSQVMRDLRTPSAFHGKCGVCKYNHFCGGSRSTAYALTGDPLASDPTCVYVPDGYDGPMPKGWSADSRPLPPGCN
- a CDS encoding ATP-dependent Clp protease ATP-binding subunit, which produces MFERFTDRARRVIVLAQDEARNLNHNYIGTEHLLLGLITEGEGVAAKALEMMDVSRDKVRDEVVTIIGSGDQPVPGHIPFTPRAKKVLELSLREALQLGHNYIGTEHILLGLIREGEGVAAQVLTNLGADLQTVRHNVVQLLSGYQGGQAEGGETVGVGGSSSPQGQKSGSAILDQFGRNLTKAAHEQKLDPVIGRKNEMERVMQILSRRTKNNPVLIGEPGVGKTSVVEGLAQAIVAGDVPETLKDKQLYSLDMGSLVAGSRYRGDFEERLKKVLKEIRTRGDIILFIDEIHTLVGAGAAEGAIDAASILKPMLARGELQTIGATTNDEYRKHIEKDAALERRFQPVRVEQPTVEETELILKGLRDRYEAHHRVIITDEAIKAAATLSDRYISDRFLPDKAIDLIDEAGARLRIRRMTAPPELREIDEKIADVRRKKESAIDDQDFEAAASLRDQEKKLSEERASKESEWKSGDMDRIAEVTEESIAEVLAMSTGIPVFKLTETESAKLLHMEDALHKRIIGQDEAVKALSKSIRRTRAGLKDPKRPGGSFIFAGPTGVGKTELAKALAEFLFGDEDALIQLDMSEFGEKHTSSRLFGAPPGYVGFDEGGELTEKVRRRPFSVVLFDEVEKAHPDIFNTLLQILEDGRLTDSQGRLVDFKNTVIIMTTNLGTRDINKGVMTGFQAAGELSTDYDRMRSKVSEELKQHFRPEFLNRVDEVVVFPPLKRNEIVRIVDLMMGQLSERMADRNMKIELTADARELLADKGYDPVLGARPLRRAIQREIEDPLSEKILFGDFKDGESVQVDVDPDNPLEFVFNHLGETVLEGQQEGQQEEQVEAE
- a CDS encoding GNAT family N-acetyltransferase, with translation MFPSEEACRKLMAADVTLGLKIGYISTLDVAIDEETGKVIGALTSQSPDGKVNKIRNTLLDIFERFTPSGRRERFHESKVEAFRPQEKHWYLRTLGAAPEARGQGIGSKLLQYRLGIIDSDPAPAFLESTTPASQRLYKRFGFETVADVATLPGITVYAMIRPAKVKALV
- the dtd gene encoding D-aminoacyl-tRNA deacylase, with protein sequence MRALIQRAEGANVTVEGKQLGGFTGQGLMVLLGITHEDGKEQIDKVVRKIADLRIFEDETSASDNDAPILLISQFTLYGDTRKGRRPSWSKAAPGQVAEPIYEAVAAGLRERGLHVETGQFGAHMKVSFTSDGPYTVLVEA